A genomic segment from Tessaracoccus defluvii encodes:
- a CDS encoding pyruvate carboxylase translates to MFQKVLVANRGEIAVRAFRAAYELGLGTVAVFTVEDRKADHRVKARESYLIGTEGHPVRAYLDIDEIIRAAKESGADAVYPGYGFLSENPDLAAACAANGITFIGPGPEVLEMAGNKVAAITQARKAGVPTLASTPPSTDPEVLIAGAHEIGFPVFIKAVAGGGGRGMRRVDDPARLESELGAAMREAEGAFGDSTVFIEQAVAAPRHIEVQILADSQGNTVHLFERDCSIQRRHQKVIEIAPAPHISQELRDKLTSDAVKFAKAINYTCAGTVEFLVETEGPRAGQHVFIEMNPRIQVEHTVTEEITDVDLVQAQMRIAQGETLEQIGIRQEELQIRGAALQCRITTEDPSNAFRPDTGVITAYRSASGAGIRLDGGTTGTGVEISPHFDSLLVKLTARGHDLTMATARARRALAEFRVRGVATNIPFLRAVLDDPDFERGGVTTSFIDERPYLLSARTPADRATKLLRHLAEVTVNKPHGDAPTQLDPRLKLPHVDLTQPVPDGPRQQLLALGPEGFARSLREATAVGVTDTTYRDAHQSLLATRVRTRDLLAIAPVQARLLPEMLSVECWGGATYDVALRFLGEDPWERLAKLRDAMPNQNLQMLLRGRNTVGYTPYPTEVTEAFVAEAAETGIDIFRIFDALNDVDQMRPAIDAVRGTSSIAEVALCYTSNLLNPAEKIYTLDYYLRLAEQIAESGAHILAIKDMAGLLRPEAARRLVTALRERFDMPVHLHTHDTTGGQVATLLAAIEAGVDAVDVANSAMSSTTSQPPMSALLMALEHTPRQPEVDAEAVLALEPYWEAVRKVYAPFESGLPAPTGRVYDHEIPGGQLSNLRQQAIALGLGEKFEAIEDMYEAADKILGRPTKVTPSSKVVGDLALHLVAVGADPAEFEADPQRFDIPDSVIGFLNGELGVPAGGWPEPFHTKATDGRRTPVRITEVAEEDLAVLREAGRPRQETLNRLLFPGPTREFEQLRANFSDISVLPTVPYLYGMQPGKEYAITIDKGVTLLAGVEAISEPDKRGKRTVMCLLNGQLRPVRVRDLKIKSEVPLAEKADPANRGHVAVPFSGAVTPTVAEGDVVAVGDQVATIEAMKMEAAIAAPVAGTIKRVVLQGTTQLEGGDLVVVIDPA, encoded by the coding sequence ATGTTCCAGAAGGTATTGGTTGCCAACCGAGGCGAGATCGCCGTCCGCGCTTTCCGCGCAGCGTACGAGCTCGGCCTCGGCACAGTCGCAGTGTTCACCGTGGAGGACCGCAAGGCCGATCACCGTGTGAAGGCGCGTGAGTCCTACCTGATCGGCACCGAGGGTCACCCGGTGCGGGCCTACCTGGACATCGACGAGATCATCCGGGCCGCCAAGGAGTCCGGCGCAGACGCCGTCTACCCCGGCTACGGTTTCCTCTCCGAGAACCCCGACCTCGCCGCCGCCTGCGCCGCCAACGGGATCACCTTCATCGGCCCCGGGCCGGAGGTGCTCGAGATGGCCGGCAACAAGGTGGCCGCCATCACGCAGGCCCGCAAGGCCGGCGTGCCGACGCTGGCGTCGACGCCCCCGTCGACCGATCCGGAGGTCCTCATCGCGGGCGCCCACGAGATCGGCTTCCCCGTCTTCATCAAGGCCGTCGCCGGCGGCGGTGGCCGCGGCATGCGCCGGGTCGACGACCCTGCCAGGCTCGAGTCCGAGCTCGGCGCCGCCATGCGTGAGGCCGAGGGCGCCTTCGGCGACTCGACGGTGTTCATTGAGCAGGCCGTCGCCGCGCCCCGTCACATCGAGGTCCAGATCCTCGCCGACAGCCAGGGCAACACCGTCCACCTCTTCGAGCGCGACTGCTCGATCCAGCGCCGCCACCAGAAGGTCATCGAGATCGCCCCGGCGCCGCACATCAGCCAGGAGCTCCGCGACAAGCTGACCAGCGACGCCGTCAAGTTCGCCAAGGCCATCAACTACACGTGCGCCGGCACCGTCGAGTTCCTCGTGGAGACCGAGGGCCCCCGGGCCGGGCAGCATGTCTTCATCGAGATGAACCCCCGCATCCAGGTGGAGCACACCGTCACGGAGGAGATCACCGACGTCGACCTGGTGCAGGCCCAGATGCGCATCGCGCAGGGCGAGACCCTCGAGCAGATCGGCATCCGGCAGGAGGAGCTGCAGATCCGCGGCGCCGCCCTCCAGTGCCGCATCACCACCGAGGACCCGTCCAACGCGTTCCGCCCCGACACCGGCGTCATCACGGCCTACCGTTCCGCCTCCGGCGCCGGGATCCGGCTCGACGGCGGCACCACCGGCACCGGCGTGGAGATCAGCCCCCACTTCGACTCGCTGCTCGTGAAGCTCACCGCCCGCGGACACGACCTGACGATGGCCACGGCCCGCGCCCGCCGCGCCCTGGCCGAGTTCCGCGTCCGCGGCGTGGCCACCAACATCCCGTTCCTGCGGGCCGTCCTCGACGACCCCGACTTCGAGCGCGGGGGAGTGACCACCTCCTTCATCGACGAGCGGCCGTACCTGCTGAGCGCCCGCACCCCGGCCGACCGCGCCACCAAGCTGCTTCGCCATCTGGCCGAGGTCACCGTCAACAAGCCGCACGGCGACGCGCCGACGCAGCTCGACCCGCGGCTCAAGCTGCCGCACGTCGACCTGACGCAGCCCGTCCCCGACGGCCCCCGCCAGCAGCTGCTCGCGCTCGGCCCGGAGGGCTTCGCCCGCAGCCTGCGCGAGGCCACCGCCGTCGGCGTGACCGACACCACCTACCGCGACGCGCACCAGTCGCTGCTCGCCACCCGCGTCCGCACCCGGGACCTGCTCGCCATCGCTCCCGTCCAGGCCCGCCTGCTGCCGGAGATGCTGTCGGTGGAGTGCTGGGGCGGCGCCACCTACGACGTGGCGCTGCGGTTCCTCGGCGAGGACCCGTGGGAGCGGCTCGCCAAGCTGCGCGACGCGATGCCGAACCAGAACCTCCAGATGCTGCTGCGGGGTCGCAACACCGTCGGCTACACGCCGTATCCGACCGAGGTCACCGAGGCGTTCGTCGCCGAGGCCGCCGAGACCGGCATCGACATCTTCCGCATCTTCGACGCCCTCAACGACGTCGACCAGATGCGTCCCGCCATCGACGCCGTCCGCGGCACCTCCTCCATCGCGGAGGTGGCGCTCTGCTACACGTCGAACCTGCTGAACCCGGCGGAGAAGATCTACACACTCGACTACTACCTGCGGTTGGCGGAGCAGATCGCCGAGTCCGGGGCCCACATCCTCGCCATCAAGGACATGGCCGGCCTGCTGCGGCCGGAGGCGGCCCGCCGCCTCGTGACGGCGCTGCGGGAGCGGTTCGACATGCCCGTCCACCTGCACACCCACGACACGACGGGCGGCCAGGTGGCGACGCTGCTCGCCGCGATCGAGGCAGGCGTCGACGCCGTCGACGTGGCCAACTCGGCCATGAGCTCGACGACTTCGCAGCCGCCGATGTCCGCGCTGCTGATGGCGCTCGAGCACACGCCCCGGCAGCCGGAGGTGGACGCCGAGGCCGTCCTCGCGCTGGAGCCGTACTGGGAGGCCGTGCGGAAGGTGTACGCCCCGTTCGAGTCGGGCCTGCCCGCGCCGACGGGCCGCGTCTACGACCACGAGATCCCCGGCGGTCAGTTGTCGAACCTGCGCCAGCAGGCGATCGCGCTGGGCCTGGGCGAGAAGTTCGAGGCCATCGAGGACATGTACGAGGCTGCCGACAAGATCCTCGGCCGCCCGACGAAGGTGACGCCGTCGTCGAAGGTGGTCGGCGACCTCGCCCTGCACCTGGTGGCTGTCGGCGCCGACCCGGCCGAGTTCGAGGCCGATCCGCAGCGTTTCGACATCCCCGACTCCGTGATCGGCTTCCTCAACGGCGAGCTCGGCGTTCCCGCCGGCGGCTGGCCCGAGCCGTTCCACACGAAGGCGACCGACGGCCGCCGCACCCCGGTGCGGATCACCGAGGTCGCCGAGGAGGATCTCGCGGTGCTCCGCGAGGCAGGCAGGCCCCGGCAGGAGACGCTGAACCGCCTCCTGTTCCCCGGCCCGACGCGCGAGTTCGAACAGCTCCGTGCCAACTTCAGCGACATCTCCGTGCTGCCCACCGTGCCGTACCTCTACGGGATGCAGCCGGGCAAGGAGTACGCCATCACGATCGACAAGGGCGTCACGCTGCTCGCGGGTGTCGAGGCGATCTCCGAGCCGGACAAGCGCGGCAAGCGAACCGTCATGTGCCTGCTCAACGGCCAGCTCCGCCCGGTCCGCGTCCGCGACCTGAAGATCAAGTCCGAGGTGCCGCTGGCGGAGAAGGCCGACCCGGCCAACCGCGGCCACGTCGCCGTCCCGTTCTCCGGAGCGGTCACCCCGACGGTGGCCGAGGGTGACGTCGTCGCCGTCGGCGACCAGGTGGCCACCATCGAGGCCATGAAGATGGAGGCCGCGATCGCGGCGCCGGTCGCCGGCACCATCAAGCGGGTCGTGCTGCAGGGCACCACGCAGCTCGAGGGCGGCGACCTCGTCGTCGTGATCGACCCGGCGTAA
- a CDS encoding NCS2 family permease translates to MATDTSTAPAPETSLSGLDRFFDITKRRSTVGREVRGGLVTFFAMAYIIALNPLIIGTVPDMNGNLISGAPMLDAAGNVDGAAVGLSIAMVAAATALIAGLMTVIMGVVGRFPMAIASGLGLNALVAYTLAPQMTWPQAMGLVVWEGIIITILVLTGFRTAVFKAVPPPLRTAISVGIGLFIAFIGLVNAGVIRKGAGTPVTLGVDGNLMGWPIVVFLVGIFLLVTLHVLKVKGAMLISIISATVLAIILEATLAIGGQAVDGSNPTGWSLNVPSLTSFSMPDLGLLGRVDMIGAFFVDGKFQLAHFLALVVLVFSLLLADFFDTMGTMVAVGSEGDLLDGDGMPPRTTEILLVDSLGAVAGGLGSVSSTTSYVESTAGVGEGARTGLASVVTGAAFLLAIFLAPLVNLVPFEAASPVLVFVGFLMISQVTDIDWTKPEIGIPVFLTIILMPFAYSITVGIGAGFLAYVFIRLIKGEWRKIHPLMCVVAGMFVVYFAQGVILGLING, encoded by the coding sequence GTGGCTACTGATACCTCCACCGCACCCGCCCCAGAGACCTCGCTTTCGGGGCTCGACCGATTCTTCGACATCACCAAACGGCGCTCGACCGTCGGCCGTGAAGTCCGTGGCGGCCTCGTCACGTTCTTCGCGATGGCCTACATCATCGCCCTGAACCCCCTCATCATCGGCACCGTCCCCGACATGAACGGCAACCTCATCTCGGGCGCGCCGATGCTCGACGCCGCCGGCAACGTCGACGGGGCCGCCGTCGGCCTCTCGATCGCCATGGTCGCCGCCGCGACCGCGCTGATCGCCGGCCTCATGACGGTGATCATGGGCGTCGTCGGCCGCTTCCCGATGGCTATTGCGTCGGGCCTCGGCCTGAACGCGCTGGTCGCCTACACGCTCGCGCCGCAGATGACCTGGCCGCAGGCCATGGGCCTCGTGGTGTGGGAGGGCATCATCATCACCATCCTGGTGCTGACGGGCTTCCGCACCGCTGTCTTCAAGGCCGTCCCGCCGCCGCTGCGCACCGCCATCTCGGTCGGCATCGGCCTGTTCATCGCCTTCATCGGCCTCGTCAACGCGGGCGTCATCCGCAAGGGCGCCGGTACCCCCGTCACCCTCGGCGTCGACGGCAACCTCATGGGTTGGCCCATCGTCGTGTTCCTCGTCGGCATCTTCCTGCTGGTGACGCTGCACGTGCTGAAGGTCAAGGGCGCGATGCTCATCTCGATCATCTCCGCCACCGTGCTCGCGATCATCCTCGAGGCGACGCTGGCGATCGGCGGCCAGGCCGTCGACGGCAGCAACCCCACCGGCTGGTCGCTGAACGTTCCGAGCCTCACGAGCTTCTCGATGCCCGACCTCGGCCTCCTCGGCCGGGTCGACATGATCGGCGCCTTCTTCGTCGACGGCAAGTTCCAGCTCGCCCACTTCCTCGCGCTCGTCGTCCTGGTCTTCTCGCTGCTGCTGGCCGACTTCTTCGACACCATGGGCACCATGGTCGCCGTCGGCTCCGAGGGTGACCTGCTCGACGGCGACGGCATGCCGCCGCGCACCACCGAGATCCTGCTCGTCGACTCCCTGGGCGCCGTCGCCGGCGGCCTCGGGTCCGTGTCGTCGACCACCAGCTACGTCGAGTCGACGGCCGGCGTCGGTGAGGGTGCCCGCACGGGCCTCGCCTCCGTCGTCACGGGCGCGGCGTTCCTGCTGGCGATCTTCCTGGCCCCGCTGGTCAACCTGGTGCCGTTCGAGGCCGCCAGCCCCGTGCTGGTGTTCGTCGGCTTCCTGATGATCTCGCAGGTCACGGACATCGACTGGACCAAGCCGGAGATCGGCATCCCGGTGTTCCTGACGATCATCCTGATGCCGTTCGCCTACTCGATCACCGTCGGCATCGGCGCGGGCTTCCTCGCCTACGTGTTCATCCGCCTCATCAAGGGCGAGTGGCGCAAGATCCACCCGCTGATGTGCGTGGTGGCCGGCATGTTCGTCGTGTACTTCGCACAGGGCGTCATTCTCGGCCTCATCAACGGCTGA
- a CDS encoding family 43 glycosylhydrolase, producing the protein MSDVTQLPQSPIPALLGDPDLTYWEGRYWLYATNDGQEGWVNSTINAFSSTDLVEWTDHGVAYDSLATVSWDRTPSRTWAPAVLHQSGRHVLYTAEDGNIAAAVADNPAGPFVDIGHPLVRADAVPGYQIDAAIMRHEGRPWLLWGNSVAHMAPLDDAGTAVDLTRLHSWKPHNFIEAIDLKERAGLWHSTWSVGDTRKDDYHLEYATGPTPQGPWTHHGILVEKRPEEGIYCTGHHSILCLPGDEWILAYHRWAMDGGAGWRREVMFAPLEFDGDGLLRPVVPTHDWYRRAL; encoded by the coding sequence ATGAGCGACGTGACGCAGCTGCCGCAGTCCCCGATCCCCGCGCTGCTCGGAGACCCCGACCTGACGTACTGGGAAGGCCGGTACTGGCTCTACGCCACCAACGACGGGCAGGAGGGCTGGGTGAACTCCACCATCAACGCCTTCTCGTCGACCGATCTCGTCGAGTGGACCGACCACGGCGTCGCCTACGACTCGCTGGCAACGGTCTCCTGGGACCGGACCCCCAGCCGCACCTGGGCGCCCGCCGTCCTGCACCAGTCGGGGCGCCACGTCCTGTACACGGCGGAGGACGGCAACATCGCCGCCGCCGTCGCGGACAACCCCGCCGGTCCGTTCGTCGACATCGGCCACCCGCTGGTGAGGGCCGACGCCGTCCCCGGCTACCAGATCGACGCGGCCATCATGCGCCACGAGGGCCGTCCCTGGCTGCTGTGGGGCAACAGTGTCGCGCACATGGCGCCGCTCGACGACGCAGGCACCGCCGTCGACCTCACCCGCCTGCACTCCTGGAAACCCCACAACTTCATCGAGGCCATCGACCTCAAGGAACGCGCCGGGCTGTGGCACTCCACCTGGTCGGTCGGCGACACCCGCAAGGACGACTACCACCTCGAGTACGCGACCGGGCCGACGCCGCAGGGGCCCTGGACCCACCACGGGATCCTTGTGGAGAAGCGCCCCGAAGAGGGGATCTACTGCACCGGGCACCACTCCATCCTGTGTCTCCCCGGCGATGAGTGGATCCTGGCCTACCACCGGTGGGCCATGGACGGCGGCGCGGGCTGGCGCCGCGAGGTGATGTTCGCCCCGCTGGAGTTCGATGGCGACGGGCTGCTGCGGCCGGTCGTCCCGACGCACGACTGGTACCGCCGGGCCCTGTGA
- a CDS encoding carbohydrate ABC transporter permease: MKPRTRRRVSSLTLSVVLISLAVAVAIPLYYIVVSTFKTQSEMAKSPLGLPSSLSFDNYVAVVEKTPVFQSFLNTAIVTVFGVGFMVMIGALAAYGMIQKRSRFTSVVGMLLMVAFVIPSQATLIPLYQMEASLGLVNSLLGLIVMYLGGAVFCYFLIVGYMRKLPTEIFEAARLDGASPLRIFWAIVLPLIRPILVTVIVFQTMWVWNDFLYPNVFISSSSKRTIVLQVYNAVGQFTTNWPQFMTLTVIALIPVVIFFILCQRWIVSGLAAGSVKG; this comes from the coding sequence GTGAAGCCCCGCACCCGCCGTCGGGTCAGCTCGCTGACGCTGTCCGTCGTCCTCATCTCCCTCGCCGTGGCCGTCGCGATCCCGCTCTACTACATCGTGGTGAGCACCTTCAAGACACAGTCGGAGATGGCGAAGTCGCCGCTGGGGCTGCCGTCGTCGCTGTCCTTCGACAACTACGTCGCCGTCGTCGAGAAGACGCCGGTGTTCCAGTCCTTCCTCAACACCGCCATCGTCACCGTCTTCGGCGTCGGGTTCATGGTGATGATCGGCGCCCTGGCCGCGTACGGCATGATCCAGAAGCGCAGCCGGTTCACCTCGGTGGTCGGCATGCTGCTGATGGTCGCCTTCGTGATCCCGTCACAGGCGACGCTGATCCCGCTGTACCAGATGGAGGCCAGCCTCGGCCTGGTGAACAGCCTGCTCGGCCTCATCGTCATGTACCTCGGCGGCGCGGTGTTCTGCTACTTCCTGATCGTCGGGTACATGCGCAAGCTGCCGACCGAGATCTTCGAGGCCGCGCGTCTCGACGGCGCCAGCCCGCTGCGCATCTTCTGGGCCATCGTGCTGCCGCTCATCCGGCCCATCCTGGTCACCGTCATCGTGTTCCAGACGATGTGGGTGTGGAACGACTTCCTCTACCCGAACGTGTTCATCTCCTCCAGCAGCAAGCGCACCATCGTGCTGCAGGTCTACAACGCGGTGGGGCAGTTCACCACCAACTGGCCGCAGTTCATGACGCTGACGGTGATCGCGCTGATCCCCGTGGTGATCTTCTTCATCCTCTGCCAGCGCTGGATCGTCTCCGGCCTGGCGGCCGGGAGCGTGAAGGGATGA
- a CDS encoding carbohydrate ABC transporter permease — protein MENLTSAGFLLPILAVFTILFAVPLAQTVYYSFTDFSGYSTDVSFVGLENYRKVFSDPGLLQGLSFTLLFAISTTILITVCAIPLAIALDKKFFGRDFARSTFFFLSVPSMAILGLVWQYIFSPLESGVLNTILRTVFGADAVLWLAESSLARACVIFVGVWGGVGWHATLYLAYLQAIPRDLYEQAEVDGASKLQQFGNITLPQLVPGIVVSTFLLMSGGLKVYDLPYTLTKGGPGFSTNTLTQSIIVQGIAQGRANVGSAVAVLFTIAVAAVVLAQLAVANRIERSMS, from the coding sequence ATGGAGAACCTGACCAGCGCCGGGTTCCTGCTGCCGATCCTGGCCGTCTTCACGATCCTGTTCGCCGTGCCGCTCGCGCAGACCGTCTACTACAGCTTCACCGACTTCAGCGGCTACTCGACCGACGTCTCCTTCGTCGGCCTGGAGAACTACCGCAAGGTGTTCTCCGACCCGGGCCTGCTGCAGGGGCTGTCCTTCACGCTCCTGTTCGCGATCTCCACGACCATCCTGATCACGGTCTGCGCGATCCCGCTGGCGATCGCGCTCGACAAGAAGTTCTTCGGCCGCGACTTCGCCCGCTCGACCTTCTTCTTCCTCTCGGTTCCCTCCATGGCCATCCTCGGCCTGGTGTGGCAGTACATCTTCTCCCCGCTCGAGAGCGGCGTGCTCAACACCATCCTCCGGACCGTCTTCGGCGCCGACGCCGTGCTGTGGCTCGCCGAATCGTCGCTCGCCCGCGCCTGCGTCATCTTCGTGGGTGTGTGGGGCGGCGTCGGCTGGCACGCCACCTTGTACCTCGCCTACCTGCAGGCCATCCCGCGTGACCTGTACGAGCAGGCCGAGGTCGACGGCGCCAGCAAGCTGCAGCAGTTCGGCAACATCACGCTGCCGCAGCTCGTGCCCGGCATCGTCGTGTCGACCTTCCTGCTGATGTCCGGCGGGCTCAAGGTCTACGACCTTCCCTACACGCTCACCAAGGGTGGGCCCGGGTTCTCCACCAACACGCTGACCCAGTCGATCATCGTCCAGGGCATCGCCCAGGGCCGGGCGAACGTCGGCTCGGCGGTCGCCGTCCTGTTCACCATCGCCGTCGCCGCCGTCGTCCTCGCCCAGCTGGCCGTCGCCAACCGGATCGAAAGGAGCATGTCGTGA
- a CDS encoding ABC transporter substrate-binding protein translates to MDAPKKVSRLITTVAAIGALSLTLTACGGDGGGAGADGTTTITYLSWNNEEQATPVIEAFEAANPDVKVEVSFAPPVAEYIQTLQTRIVGNQAPDVFRIAPENRVALIGEGHVADLSDLSFVDTLGEANRRAYTSDGKLYGASFGAWEAGVVYNKDLLAEVGVTEPPTDWDAFIELCKKLEAAGINSYTEAVDDIPRIPQGFFGDQYAVEGAPESEGVIFDGESTFADEWTEALTQWKRIYDEGIVGMETVSLTGQQVRDEFIAGNVAMFITGPWDLPALDESGVNFGMQFQPGIDGGTYGAGASDPGFAISAKTEGAKRDASVKLLEWLATPEALALQSEHWGSMSTSTAYDTEVNPVYQTIYAEGLKESKFYLSMEHWKRGADAIQVEATAQFQQMVQGQITPRQVGEALDVKLGNL, encoded by the coding sequence ATGGACGCACCAAAGAAGGTGTCCCGTCTCATCACGACGGTCGCCGCCATCGGAGCCCTCTCGCTCACCCTGACCGCCTGTGGCGGCGACGGCGGTGGCGCGGGCGCCGACGGAACCACCACCATCACCTACCTCTCCTGGAACAACGAGGAGCAGGCCACGCCGGTCATCGAGGCGTTCGAGGCCGCGAACCCCGACGTCAAGGTCGAGGTCAGCTTCGCCCCGCCGGTGGCCGAGTACATCCAGACCCTGCAGACCCGCATCGTGGGCAACCAGGCCCCCGACGTGTTCCGGATCGCCCCCGAGAACCGGGTGGCGCTCATCGGCGAGGGCCACGTGGCCGACCTGTCCGACCTGTCGTTCGTCGACACCCTCGGCGAAGCCAACAGGCGGGCCTACACGAGCGACGGCAAGCTCTACGGCGCCTCGTTCGGCGCCTGGGAGGCCGGCGTCGTCTACAACAAGGACCTCCTGGCCGAGGTCGGCGTCACCGAGCCCCCGACGGACTGGGACGCCTTCATCGAGCTGTGCAAGAAGCTCGAGGCCGCCGGCATCAACTCCTACACCGAGGCCGTCGACGACATCCCGCGGATCCCGCAGGGCTTCTTCGGTGACCAGTACGCGGTCGAGGGTGCGCCCGAGAGCGAGGGGGTCATCTTCGACGGTGAGTCGACCTTCGCCGACGAGTGGACCGAGGCGCTGACGCAGTGGAAGCGCATCTACGACGAGGGCATCGTCGGCATGGAGACCGTGAGCCTCACCGGCCAGCAGGTCCGTGACGAGTTCATCGCCGGCAACGTCGCGATGTTCATCACCGGCCCCTGGGACCTCCCCGCCCTCGACGAGAGCGGCGTCAACTTCGGCATGCAGTTCCAGCCCGGGATCGACGGCGGCACCTACGGCGCCGGCGCGTCCGACCCCGGCTTCGCCATCTCCGCGAAGACCGAGGGCGCCAAGCGCGACGCCTCCGTCAAGCTGCTCGAGTGGCTGGCCACCCCCGAGGCGCTGGCGCTCCAGTCCGAGCACTGGGGCTCCATGAGCACCTCGACCGCCTACGACACCGAGGTGAACCCCGTCTACCAGACGATCTACGCCGAGGGTCTCAAGGAGTCGAAGTTCTACCTCTCCATGGAGCACTGGAAGCGGGGTGCCGACGCCATTCAGGTCGAGGCCACCGCCCAGTTCCAGCAGATGGTTCAGGGCCAGATCACGCCCCGCCAGGTCGGCGAGGCGCTTGATGTGAAGCTCGGGAATCTCTAG
- a CDS encoding LacI family DNA-binding transcriptional regulator, with product MVTLAEVAKAAGVSMMTVSNALNGKSTVAAKTRERVLRIADDLGYRANARAQSLRSGRTWAIGLAIPELDMPFPAHFAAEVTSAAARRGLGVIVQQTGSDPEKERAIIHGVPTSLVDGVIVSALGADIRALEQELKHRRVVLFDESITETYLDLVCSPNREGAAAACRHLVERGCRRIGVVGTNDEPMPPGALAPTSESRFLGAVEELRDNHPHVEVIGISATWTPLDARRAVVEAIDAGVEFDGLFCLTDSMALGALRGLADRGLRCPEDVKIVGFDGIAEGAYSVPTLSTIDLGVTSLAEAAVDMLVDRIEHQDDEREGRRMVANFTLVERESSR from the coding sequence GTGGTCACACTCGCCGAGGTCGCCAAAGCCGCCGGCGTCTCGATGATGACGGTGTCCAACGCGCTCAACGGCAAGAGCACCGTCGCCGCCAAGACCCGCGAGCGGGTGCTGCGGATCGCCGACGACCTCGGCTATCGGGCCAACGCCCGCGCCCAGAGCCTCCGCTCCGGCCGGACCTGGGCGATCGGCCTGGCCATCCCCGAGCTGGACATGCCCTTCCCCGCGCACTTCGCGGCAGAGGTCACCAGCGCGGCGGCCCGCCGCGGCCTCGGCGTCATCGTCCAGCAGACCGGCTCCGACCCCGAGAAGGAGCGCGCCATCATCCACGGCGTGCCCACCAGCCTGGTCGACGGCGTCATCGTCAGCGCGCTCGGTGCCGACATCCGGGCCCTCGAGCAGGAGCTGAAGCACCGGCGGGTCGTCCTGTTCGACGAGTCGATCACGGAGACCTACCTGGACCTGGTCTGCTCCCCCAACCGTGAGGGCGCGGCCGCCGCCTGCCGGCACCTCGTCGAGCGCGGCTGCCGCCGGATCGGTGTCGTCGGCACGAACGACGAGCCCATGCCGCCGGGGGCGCTGGCGCCCACGTCGGAGAGCCGATTCCTGGGTGCCGTCGAGGAGTTGCGGGACAACCATCCGCACGTCGAGGTGATCGGGATCAGCGCGACCTGGACGCCGCTCGACGCCCGCCGCGCCGTCGTCGAGGCCATCGACGCCGGTGTCGAGTTCGACGGCCTGTTCTGCCTCACGGATTCGATGGCGCTGGGCGCCCTGCGCGGGCTGGCGGACCGGGGCCTGCGCTGCCCGGAGGATGTGAAGATCGTCGGCTTCGACGGGATCGCCGAGGGCGCCTACTCGGTGCCGACGCTGTCGACGATCGACCTGGGCGTCACGTCGCTGGCGGAGGCCGCCGTCGACATGCTGGTCGACCGCATCGAGCACCAGGACGACGAACGCGAGGGCAGACGGATGGTAGCCAACTTCACGCTGGTCGAGCGCGAGTCGAGCCGCTAG
- a CDS encoding RNA polymerase sigma factor, translated as MKALDPPEAQDWLTALFDLYATTLRAYATRRVGPDSADDIVSEVFAVAWRRRASVPEPALPWLLRVAHHTIAHDRRTWARHLRMLDAVADTTQDTAAPGADRASRALADSILAQLPPVDAEILRLTAWEGLTPAEIAIVLDLSDSAARTRLMRARKRAQRLLEPTVAPRLAAVTTT; from the coding sequence ATGAAAGCACTTGACCCCCCAGAGGCCCAGGACTGGCTGACGGCACTGTTCGACCTCTACGCGACGACGCTGCGCGCCTACGCCACCCGCCGGGTGGGGCCCGACTCTGCCGACGACATCGTCTCGGAGGTGTTCGCCGTCGCCTGGCGACGCCGCGCCAGCGTCCCGGAACCCGCCCTCCCGTGGCTGCTGCGGGTGGCTCACCACACCATCGCGCACGACCGCCGCACCTGGGCCCGGCACCTGAGGATGCTTGACGCCGTCGCCGACACCACCCAGGACACCGCCGCCCCGGGTGCGGACCGCGCCAGCCGTGCGCTCGCCGATAGCATCCTGGCGCAGCTGCCGCCCGTCGACGCCGAGATCCTCCGCCTCACGGCCTGGGAGGGCCTGACCCCGGCAGAGATCGCCATCGTCCTCGACCTCAGCGACTCCGCCGCCCGCACCCGACTCATGCGCGCGAGGAAGCGCGCCCAGCGGCTCCTCGAGCCGACCGTGGCGCCGCGCCTGGCCGCCGTCACCACCACCTAG